The segment CTGCCAGGTGGCGGAGTTCGATGCCCTCGCGTTCTCCGGAGGCGGCCGGCAGGCCGGTGAGGCAGTCGCAGGCGTCGTCGGTGAAGCCGGCGAACCGGTAGGCGATCTCCATCATCCGGTTGCGGTCGGTCCGGCGGAAGTCGGCGGCCAGGTGGACGCCGGCCGCGGCGGCCTCGTCGATCAGCCGGTTGAGGAGGACGGAGCCCGCGCCGAAGGAGACCACCCGGCAGGAGGTGGCCAGCAGCTTCAGGTGCCAGACCCGCTCGTGGTAGCCGATCAGCAGCACTCCCACCGCGCCGTGGGGGCCGAAGCGGTCGGTGAGGGTGACGGTGAGCACGTCGTGCCCGGGGTCGGTGATCAGGGCCCGCAGGTCGGCGTCGGAGTAGTGGACGCCGGTGGCGTTCATCTGGCTGGTGCGCAGGGTGAGTTCCTCGACCCGGGAGAGGTCGGCGTCATCGGCGCGTTTGATCTCCATGACGAGTTCCAGGGAGCGCAGGAACTCCTCGTCGGGGCCGGTGAAGTTCTCACGTTCCGCGGTGCGTCTGAAGCCCGCCTGGTACATGTCGCGGCGGCGGCGGGCGTCGACGGTGACGACGGCGGGGCTGAACTCGGGGAGGTCGGTGAGCGCCGCGGC is part of the Streptomyces qinzhouensis genome and harbors:
- a CDS encoding HAD-IIIC family phosphatase, which translates into the protein MSEAPALVKCLVWDLDNTLWRGTLLEDSEVVLPDEIRRTIVELDARGILQSVASKNDHDHAWQRLEALGIADYFVLPQIGWHPKSQSVKEIADRINFAPSAIAFIDDQPAERAEVTYHHPEIRCYDAGQAAALTDLPEFSPAVVTVDARRRRDMYQAGFRRTAERENFTGPDEEFLRSLELVMEIKRADDADLSRVEELTLRTSQMNATGVHYSDADLRALITDPGHDVLTVTLTDRFGPHGAVGVLLIGYHERVWHLKLLATSCRVVSFGAGSVLLNRLIDEAAAAGVHLAADFRRTDRNRMMEIAYRFAGFTDDACDCLTGLPAASGEREGIELRHLAAEPRPAPTTMRVTVPALGAAGAARGAHP